In Paramormyrops kingsleyae isolate MSU_618 chromosome 5, PKINGS_0.4, whole genome shotgun sequence, one DNA window encodes the following:
- the pkd1b gene encoding polycystin-1 isoform X5 gives MFVEKYFQLIWILTAVASTACGEDEYPCPKGAWVHLASLHCYWLNTLASSWAEAQTVCRQTEGGDLARINSAEEQDFIQVSFPSEASLWVWLVDSDWKGLYQATTESSQEWEKGDGRQGGCTQMALGSVGQWRSMACGEQYPFLCQKEIAASLPSLDTFLVGVPLMSGIYHSCQPVLLAGSPDTGQQRVEMMLFPGLWFSHAGQVLSVEMVVQPSERHTYAKVQIFRPYCSPSQHLVPPGCASLHNPFSCCFQEPLCNTTGGCAIGQHWCHLLDSCVPVTSPCSPYYSASQGRGFSMPPRLSATTPFYHQVADFPLDLSPSSELVHVNVMLPEREINVYPDDILAVQHTAPPGGFLHCLRSSSSPWRQSYVSLAGPEWGGWIAGGLLAMPPGAQWVDEVVCDLRLLYADAFSGYTTSTMHSTGQSPIHMETTGSLGNDRIYGGVGPTLTPVLGIHLVYPTPDQGGQIHIPVNTPTLFIIKIQSGSNATSSWSAPISQTGIPFLPSCPPGPTESHHVCEKDSADTWFSHAYLALSEPGSHMLNVSASNRISSQSVSVRLQAHQRVRGLTILPHGDQRLLVGAPQVFNATVESGSAVKYTWVIDDLMQFAYEGQTYSVVFKKPAQYKLTVVAENPVSSQSVEVMLTVENVFLMTHPTFFSIREVIPVSTFQFFTFRVKVDTCLGAAFWWDFGDNSPAVNHSYPSSSEPRGTQLEPGVRQTYLQDTISHSYQQPGDYKLNVKVFNQYERIEKAVLVKVRSPLAKLVISATPSVPLVNQTFHLEALPWPSSYGILYTWNFGSSTHEVKGVESKISHILRAAGMYNVTVKANNSLSELTTWLALEIVENISGIQLSSSAPDEFGSISVIEGSVSSGTSLLWTFDMGDGSLLENISNNSMAYTYRLPGNYTVRVTVRNAVSQASKTISIEVYKLNINGILPTGCSESGHLTYFTTLVTGNAAKLMFYWNFGDGTPVSVIQGISTASHIYELPGNYEANVTAFSSVGSTFYSKNICMEEFIAAITVNSSKDAVAVNEEVCFSAFVQPKLDELHSYQFLWNSSCCNDYVQGHANHCFIFKKDGHYQVSVEARNNVSRKTAKAFVAVIKPIVNATVKTSGHCGTMVINKSYLFWVETFPRTDFSVLWDMGDETPKKQGQNISHTFKLEGGFKITATAINGVSQHSANIEVMVMIPLSNLMLQIKKAIVEVGEEVVITAVTNVIKHVTFNWSIDASVPVVTGTPSFAYVFPRVGLYRIYVTAENNVSKQEAAVSIEVLKRIQGVQITSTSLISMKYLPTQENVILSATVTGGSNLTYFWMVLVNGKNRSTQNGEHFQLVTEAPGDVFVEVTVSNRLGKVKSSVLLRAEERVSGVQISTTRDIVALGKPVEISVSVRKGTNLQFFWYVGSSISPLSSAGPSLLQVFSTLGPIVVKASVSNMIGYSEATKLLIVQEEIQNVIFKINDKMNPFFVSSNSELLFFASVEKGNYLTWEWECFSENKGPTRFGSTQSVLHSFSVAGAYHVLLNVSNNISWQTVTHKVNVQDAIQGLNLKVSSHIVCTDDPIVFIPTILTGSDVHVYMDIDNGNVSVSLIEKHFAVSSLPVGNHTITARAQNNVSSSVVTANVQVVEKILGLRLVNCCHSVLESLKEISFEAEVLNRMPMIYSWNFSLAGFQPSWAIGPKVVYTPIGHGTLTVNVVASNGFCSQSLSEWVSIEWPVQYARIVYKAATIFVSQVVVFSAITNNGSSLRFKWEFGDSDEATIITDSNIVSHTYYFPGRYVVQLTVLNNISQVVTQLPIEARNLECALPRVSLIQKQSIILRSRPSYFEANVDLQGCVAYKTSYLWEAFFAPLCQEEDIVPLSATVDMTMPLLKLPKHALAVGTYCLRFTAVLQGTSLQQQQSIKVTVVHSPLIPLIKGGSHRIWSSNRDLLLDGTESRDPDYETEDGNPLQYQWDCIVQTPAVSPCHTNITQSNSSTVLVSHKMLHPERVYLFILTVYKQGRPSVSTSQSVVVEVGHMLSVSVACVSCSSTSSFRSSYNRPIVLSSSCSSCDGSLQLLYQWSAESWNGDLLDLNEVTTSTGIASPDLVIRSGVLLDGPNYTFTLNVSQPSLNLWGSASLILLPNLPPRGGVCKLSPDTSVRLLETLVTYKCSGWVDGDDEATQLIYSLKVEICQHYGQPCLFHTLYRGTRNTYGSFVPLGFSDPGEKKMSVINVLVLVEDDLGSVITALNRTLVVLEPKGDQRTTEWLRNKCQSELWALFQNGNPQEVIPYTIALTSQLNQIENVSEQEHQDRVMIRGNMTRMLASLPVSSLQDAVQIGSALAQCTADPRDLVCEGCKEKVLEATGKMITTLGEETKAGDITPLEAGRSILHVLGSAIAADAGSSATSAHPNASMSLAASDTAVFAFGQVGDLMQSLMRSRMRGEEPLTLAAPRISAVGQRSDPADLLCTEPSSSCSFHIPRGLGSQLRVEREEVVQIVMDLDGGGPLVSAAEPPISTKLAAMEFTTLQGRSIVIQDLQPDRAIRVMLQNHLPAGCQGHMREQKGSVGDLPLPPKGSVRFLVKPPSMDPKAGLFITFNFSLLSGTGEQSSGQVTITVDNQSIHSISQHVRNLSISLSAADPALEETIFLSPLQNGSGQELFVSMSSSVNGATMQASVCVFSSLCQYFSTEQRRWSSEGLRPLGGSSPRVAHCLTQHLTVFGASMFVHPEAVILLPPPERPVRNVVVGIVCGVLLLLHMLVGLIAHKLDHLDSTRLSSVPLCGQPGRYQYRVLVKTGWDRGSGTTAHVGISLYGLNKSGSRHLQREGAFQRNALDDFQLETEANLGEIWKIRIWHDNTGLDPSWYLQHVIVWDRQTDNMFFFLVEDWLSVENEKNGGLVEKEVLASCPQELQRFWRILRAQLMHGMMERHIWASVWERPAHSNFTRAQRVTCCALLLHLYLAAAAVWYGAAGSSETRTPVSDHVPVNAETLAMGMTVAVFVFPLQLLFCFLFRNTCSKVTLEETAPPTPASQTVEMDVYLDQSNITGSSFLSLPRGLDSITYGGSDGEFLGSKKIESDFWNASKLSNEIGAVGLQLQHV, from the exons CTCTCTGCTACTACCCCTTTCTACCACCAGGTGGCTGACTTCCCTCTAGACTTGTCACCTAGTTCTGAGCTTGTCCATGTCAAT GTGATGCTCCCAGAGCGGGAGATTAACGTGTATCCAGATGACATCCTGGCCGTCCAACACACAGCGCCACCTGGGGGCTTCCTGCACTGTTTGAGGAGCTCCAGTTCCCCGTGGCGTCAGAGCTACGTTTCACTGGCAGGGCCTGAGTGGGGCGGCTGGATAGCAGGCGGCCTCTTGGCCATGCCTCCTGGGGCGCAGTGGGTCGACGAGGTGGTGTGTGACCTGCGTCTGCTCTACGCTGATGCCTTCAGCGGTTACACCACCTCCACAATGCACAGCACGGGCCAGAGTCCCATCCACATGGAGACCACAGGCAGCTTGGGGAATGACAGGATATACGGTGGTGTAGGTCCGACGCTGACTCCAGTTTTGGGAATCCACCTTGTCTACCCCACCCCAGACCAAGGGGGGCAAATCCATATCCCTGTCAACACCCCAACACTGTTCATCATCAAAATACAGTCAGGATCAAATGCCACCAGCTCCTGGTCAGCCCCTATTTCCCAAACCGGGATTCCCTTcctgccctcctgccccccTGGACCAACAGAGTCACACCACGTCTGCGAAAAAGACAGTGCTGACACGTGGTTCTCGCACGCTTACCTGGCGCTGTCTGAGCCAGGATCCCACATGCTTAACGTCAGTGCGTCTAACCGCATCAGCTCCCAGAGTGTGTCTGTGCGACTGCAGGCTCACCAGCGGGTGAGAGGACTCACCATTTTGCCACATGGGGACCAGAGATTATTGGTGGGAGCCCCACAG GTTTTCAACGCGACGGTGGAAAGTGGCTCCGCAGTAAAGTATACCTGGGTCATTGACGACCTTATGCAATTTGCTTATGAAGGACAGACTTACAGTGTTGTCTTCAAAAAGCCAGCACAGTACAAGCTCACA GTGGTCGCAGAAAATCCTGTGAGCTCCCAGTCCGTGGAGGTGATGCTTACAGTGGAAAATGTGTTCCTCATGACTCATCCCACCTTCTTCTCCATTAGAGAAGTAATCCCAGTCAGTACCTTCCAGTTTTTTACCTTCAGGGTCAAGGTGGACACCTGCCTTGGAGCTGCATTCTG GTGGGATTTTGGTGATAACAGCCCGGCTGTGAATCATTCTTATCCTTCCTCTTCTGAGCCCAGAGGGACTCAGCTGGAGCCTGGGGTGAGACAGACATATCTGCAGGATACCATCAGCCACAGCTACCAACAACCAG GTGACTACAAATTGAACGTCAAAGTCTTCAACCAATATGAAAGGATAGAGAAGGCTGTGTTGGTAAAAGTGCGGAGTCCATTGGCTAAACTGGTGATTTCGGCTACCCCGTCCGTCCCTCTTGTCAACCAAACATTTCATCTGGAAGCTTTGCCTTGGCCGTCCTCTTATGGAATTCTGTATACGTGGAACTTTGGCAGCAGCACCCATGAAGTGAAGGGAGTGGAATCCAAAATCAGCCATATACTGAGAGCAGCAGGCATGTACAATGTTACAGTCAAAGCCAACAACAGCCTTTCAGAACTTACAACCTGGCTGGCTTTGGAAATAGTTGAGAACATTTCTGGTATCCAGCTCAGCTCTAGTGCTCCAGATGAATTTGGCTCCATCAGTGTAATAGAAGGCAGCGTATCATCTGGCACCAGTCTCCTGTGGACGTTTGACATGGGTGATGGGTCTTTGCTTGAAAACATCTCTAACAACTCCATGGCCTATACCTATAGGTTGCCTGGGAATTATACAGTGAGAGTAACTGTGAGAAATGCAGTGAGTCAGGCTTCCAAAACAATCAGTATTGAAGTCTACAAGCTGAATATTAATGGAATTCTACCAACTGGATGCTCGGAAAGTGGACACCTGACCTATTTTACAACATTAGTGACAGGAAATGCTGCCAAATTGATGTTCTATTGGAATTTTGGGGATGGAACTCCTGTGTCAGTTATCCAAGGGATTTCCACAGCCTCACACATTTATGAACTTCCAGGGAATTATGAAGCAAACGTGACTGCATTTAGCTCTGTGGGATCTACCTTTTATTCTAAAAATATATGCATGGAGGAGTTCATCGCTGCCATAACTGTAAATTCTTCAAAAGATGCAGTTGCAGTGAATGAGGAAGTGTGTTTCAGTGCTTTTGTTCAACCAAAACTGGATGAACTTCACAGTTATCAATTTCTGTGGAACAGCTCCTGCTGTAATGATTATGTCCAAGGACATGCTAATCACTGTTTCATATTCAAAAAAGATGGTCACTACCAGGTTTCAGTGGAAGCAAGAAACAATGTGAGCAGAAAAACGGCTAAAGCATTTGTTGCTGTTATAAAACCAATTGTCAATGCAACTGTGAAAACTTCAGGTCATTGTGGCACAATGGTGATCAACAAGTCTTACCTCTTCTGGGTGGAAACTTTCCCTAGAActgatttttctgttttatgggACATGGGAGATGAGACCCCTAAAAAACAAGGTCAAAATATTTCTCATACCTTCAAACTTGAAGGTGGGTTTAAAATTACAGCTACTGCGATAAATGGAGTCAGCCAGCACTCTGCAAATATAGAAGTGATGGTGATGATTCCTTTGTCAAACCTGATGCTGCAAATCAAAAAGGCAATTGTAGAAGTGGGGGAAGAGGTTGTAATAACAGCAGTAACTAACGTCATTAAGCATGTTACTTTCAACTGGTCGATTGATGCTTCTGTCCCAGTTGTGACTGGAACACCCAGCTTTGCATATGTATTTCCACGAGTGGGTCTCTATCGTATCTATGTGACTGCCGAAAATAATGTCAGCAAACAGGAGGCTGCAGTTTCAATTGAAGTTCTGAAAAGGATTCAAGGGGTTCAGATTACAAGCACGAGTCTTATTTCTATGAAGTATTTACCAACACAGGAAAATGTCATTTTGTCTGCAACAGTTACAGGGGGCTCCAACTTAACTTACTTCTGGATGGTTTTAGTGAATGGAAAAAACAGGTCGACACAAAATGGAGAACATTTCCAGCTGGTTACAGAAGCTCCTGGAGACGTTTTTGTGGAGGTGACAGTCTCCAACCGCCTAGGGAAAGTCAAAAGCAGTGTTTTGCTCAGGGCAGAGGAGCGTGTTTCTGGAGTCCAGATTTCCACTACAAGAGATATTGTGGCACTTGGTAAGCCTGTAGAGATCTCAGTCAGTGTGAGAAAAGGAACCAACCTCCAGTTTTTCTGGTATGTGGGCTCCAGTATATCTCCCTTATCATCAGCTGGGCCCTCACTTCTACAAGTTTTTAGTACATTGGGTCCTATTGTAGTCAAAGCATCAGTAAGCAATATGATTGGCTACAGTGAAGCCACTAAGTTGCTTATAGTACAGGAGGAAATTCAGAATGTAATTTTTAAGATTAATGATAAAATGAATCCTTTCTTTGTCTCTTCAAACTCCGAGTTGCTTTTCTTTGCGTCGGTTGAGAAAGGAAACTATTTAACCTGGGAATGGGAATGTTTCTCAGAGAACAAAGGACCAACACGTTTTGGCAGCACACAATCAGTTCTACATTCCTTTTCGGTTGCAGGGGCTTATCACGTGCTACTCAATGTCTCAAATAACATCAGCTGGCAAACGGTTACCCATAAAGTAAATGTTCAGGATGCAATCCAGGGACTGAATTTGAAAGTAAGCAGCCACATAGTTTGCACTGATGACCCCATTGTTTTCATTCCGACCATCttaacaggaagtgatgttCATGTTTATATGGACATTGATAATGGAAATGTATCTGTCAGTCTGATTGAAAAGCATTTTGCAGTATCTTCCCTTCCAGTAGGTAACCACACCATCACAGCTAGAGCTCAGAATAATGTAAGCAGCTCAGTTGTAACTGCGAACGTACAAGTTGTAGAAAAGATTCTGGGACTGAGACTGGTCAACTGCTGCCATTCTGTTCTGGAGTCCCTTAAAGAGATCAGCTTCGAGGCAGAGGTCCTCAATAGAATGCCGATGATTTACAGCTGGAATTTCAGTCTAGCTGGATTTCAACCCTCATGGGCAATAGGGCCAAAAGTCGTCTATACCCCTATTGGACATGGAACACTGACTGTAAATGTTGTGGCTAGTAATGGCTTCTGTTCACAGTCTTTAAGTGAATGGGTAAGCATAGAGTGGCCTGTGCAGTATGCTAGGATTGTTTACAAAGCAGCAACAATTTTTGTTAGTCAAGTAGTTGTGTTTTCTGCAATAACTAATAATGGCAGCAGTCTAAGATTCAAGTGGGAATTTGGTGACTCTGATGAGGCAACAATAATCACTGATTCCAATATAGTTAGTCACACATATTACTTTCCTGGTAGGTATGTTGTGCAGTTGACAGTGTTAAATAATATCAGCCAAGTAGTGACACAATTGCCCATTGAAGCCAGAAATCTGGAGTGTGCCTTACCTCGTGTATCTTTGATTCAGAAACAATCCATAATCCTCAGATCTAGGCCAAGCTACTTCGAGGCTAATGTGGACCTTCAGGGTTGTGTTGCATACAAGACAAGCTATTTGTGGGAAGCCTTCTTTGCTCCATTGTGCCAGGAAGAGGACATAGTTCCCCTGAGTGCTACAGTGGACATGACCATGCCACTGCTAAAGCTCCCCAAGCATGCCCTGGCTGTGGGTACCTACTGCCTGAGATTCACTGCTGTTCTTCAGGGAACATctctgcagcagcagcaaagcaTCAAAGTAACTGTGGTTCACAGTCCACTGATCCCACTGATTAAGGGAGGGTCGCACAGGATTTGGTCAAGCAACAGAGATCTTCTTTTGGATGGAACTGAGTCACGTGATCCAGATTACGAGACTGAGGATGGCAACCCTCTACAGTACCAGTGGGATTGCATTGTTCAA ACTCCAGCAGTCTCACCCTGCCATACAAACATAACCCAGAGTAACAGCAGTACTGTCCTGGTATCTCACAAGATGCTGCACCCTGAAAGAGTGTACCTCTTCATCCTCACCGTCTACAAACAAGGGAGGCCATCTGTCTCCACAAGCCAATCT gtggtggtggaggtgggTCACATGCTCTCTGTGAGTGTGGCGTGTGTTTCCTGCAGCTCCACCTCTTCTTTCCGCTCCAGCTACAACCGCCCCATTGTCCTGTCCAGCTCTTGCTCCTCCTGCGATGGCAGTTTGCAG CTACTGTACCAGTGGTCAGCTGAGAGCTGGAATGGTGACTTGCTGGACCTCAATGAAGTCACCACATCCACAGGGATAGCTTCCCCGGACCTGGTCATCAGATCAGGAGTGCTGCTGGATGGACCCAATTATACCTTCACACTGAATGTGTCTCAGCCTTCCCTGAACCTATGGGGCTCAGCCAGTCTCATCCTTTTACCAAACCTTCCACCTCGTGGGGGAGTCTGCAAACTCAGTCCAGATACAAGTGTTCGTCTGCTGGAAACCTTGGTGACTTACAAATGCTCAG GATGGGTAGATGGAGATGATGAGGCCACTCAGTTGATCTACTCTCTGAAGGTGGAGATATGTCAGCACTATGGGCAGCCATGCCTTTTCCACACTCTGTACCGGGGCACCAGGAATACCTATGGAAGCTTTGTCCCTCTGGGTTTCTCAGATCcaggagagaaaaaaatgtcTGTTATCAATGTATTAGTGTTGGTAGAAGATGATCTGGGGTCTGTCATCACTGCACTGAACAG GACTTTGGTCGTTCTTGAACCCAAGGGAGATCAACGTACTACAGAATGGCTGAGGAACAAGTGTCAGTCAGAGCTGTGGGCTCTGTTTCAAAATGGAAACCCCCAAGAAGTCATTCCTTACACCATAGCTCTAACCAGTCAGCTCAACCAA ATTGAAAATGTGAGTGAGCAGGAACACCAGGACAGGGTGATGATACGTGGGAACATGACACGGATGCTGGCCTCCCTGCCTGTCTCCTCGCTGCAGGATGCTGTGCAAATCGGCTCGGCTCTGGCACAGTGCACT GCTGATCCCAGAGACCTGGTGTGTGAAGGATGCAAAGAGAAGGTTCTGGAGGCCACAGGGAAGATGATTACCACACTCGGGGAAGAGACTAAAGCAGGCGATATCACACCCCTTGAGGCTGGACGAAGTATTCTGCATGTTCTTG GCAGTGCAATTGCTGCAGATGCAGGGTCCTCAGCCACTTCTGCACACCCCAATGCGTCCATGTCCCTGGCCGCCTCAGACACTGCGGTGTTTGCCTTTGGTCAGGTAGGGGATTTGATGCAATCTTTGATGCGCTCTCGAATGCGAGGTGAGGAGCCACTGACCCTGGCAGCCCCAAGGATCAGCGCCGTGGGGCAGCGTAGCGACCCGGCAGACCTGCTGTGCACCGAACCCTCCTCTTCGTGCTCATTTCACATCCCACGAGGCCTAGGAAGCCAGCTACGTGTGGAGAGAGAGGAGGTCGTGCAAATCGTCATGGACCTCGATGGCGGAGGGCCCCTTGTCTCAGCTGCTGAGCCACCTATCTCAACCAAGCTGGCGGCCATGGAGTTCACCACACTCCAGGGCAGATCCATTGTCATCCAGGACCTTCAGCCAGACCGAGCCATCCGTGTCATGCTGCAGAACCATCTCCCTGCTGGGTGTCAAGGACACATGAGGGAACAGAAGGGCTCTGTTGGGGATCTCCCTCTCCCACCCAAAGGGTCGGTCCGCTTCTTAGTGAAACCTCCCAGCATGGATCCCAAAGCTGGCCTCTTCATCACCTTTAACTTCAGCCTTCTTTCAG GAACCGGTGAGCAGAGCAGCGGTCAGGTGACCATCACAGTGGACAATCAGTCCATCCACTCAATCTCCCAGCATGTACGTAATCTGTCCATCAGCCTCAGTGCTGCAGACCCAGCTCTGGAGGAGACCATTTTTCTCAGTCCTCT GCAGAATGGCTCTGGCCAGGAGCTCTTTGTGAGCATGAGCAGTTCTGTGAACGGGGCCACCATGCAGGCATCAGTGTGCGTGTTCAGCTCCCTGTGCCAGTACTTCAGCACTGAGCAGCGGCGCTGGAGCAGTGAGGGTCTCCGGCCACTGGGTGGCAGCAGTCCCCGCGTAGCGCATTGCCTCACCCAGCATCTCACTGTGTTTGGGGCCAGCATGTTTGTTCACCCTGAAGCTGTCATTCTGCTACCACCG CCAGAAAGGCCGGTGAGAAATGTCGTAGTGGGAATCGTGTGTggggttctgctgctgctgcacatgCTCGTTGGCCTGATTGCCCACAAACTGGACCATCTGGACAGCACACGCCTGAGCTCGGTCCCGCTCTGTGGACAGCCGGGCCGGTACCAGTATCGAGTCCTAGTCAAGACTGGCTGGGATAGAGGATCTG GCACCACGGCTCACGTGGGGATCAGCCTGTATGGGCTGAACAAAAGTGGGTCACGCCACCTGCAGCGGGAGGGCGCCTTTCAGAGAAACGCGCTGGATGATTTTCAGCTGGAGACCGAGGCCAACCTGGGCGAGATCTGGAAGAtacgcatctggcatgacaaTACAG GATTGGACCCATCTTGGTACCTGCAGCATGTGATTGTTTgggacaggcaaacagacaacATGTTCTTTTTCCTGGTGGAGGACTGGCTCTCTGTGGAGAATGAGAAGAATGGAGGGTTGGTGGAAAAGGAAGTGCTGGCATCTT GCCCGCAGGAACTGCAGCGGTTCTGGCGGATTCTGCGAGCGCAGCTGATGCACGGTATGATGGAGAGGCACATCTGGGCCTCGGTGTGGGAGCGCCCCGCGCACAGCAATTTCACCCGCGCTCAGAGGGTGACCTGCTGTGCCCTCCTTCTCCACCTGTACCTGGCCGCAGCCGCCGTCTGGTACGGGGCCGCCGGCAGCAGTGAGACGCG CACTCCCGTCTCCGACCACGTGCCAGTGAATGCTGAGACGCTGGCGATGGGGATGACAGTGGCCGTCTTTGTGTTTCCCCTTCAGCTGCTATTCTGCTTTCTGTTCCGAAACACGTGCAGCAAG GTGACGCTCGAGGAAACAGCACCGCCGACCCCAGCGTCTCAGACCGTGGAAATGGACGTTTACCTGGACCAATCAAATATCACCGGCTCTTCTTTCCTATCGCTACCCCGGGGCCTTGACTCCATCACATATGGAGGATCGGATGGA GAATTTCTTGGAAGCAAGAAGATAGAATCAGACTTCTGGAACGCCTCCAAACTAAGCAATGAAAT AGGAGCAGTGGGCCTCCAGTTGCAGCATGTCTGA